The following are encoded together in the Salvia hispanica cultivar TCC Black 2014 chromosome 6, UniMelb_Shisp_WGS_1.0, whole genome shotgun sequence genome:
- the LOC125192485 gene encoding protein LIKE COV 1-like, with amino-acid sequence MGDEKSLGVMGGSGSGRDRDRELLIPVADSVDRRLDDDGPSSASVSSSHHHPGRETFYKVVRSWASKKFMTGCVILLPIAITFYITWWFIHFVDGFFSPIYAQLGIDIFGLGFVTSITFIFLVGVFMSSWLGASVLGIGEWFIKRMPFIRHIYNASKQISAAISPDQNTRAFKEVAIIRHPRIGEYAFGFITSSLTLQSYSGEEELSCVYVPTNHLYIGDIFLVNAKDVIRPNLSVREGIEIVVSGGMSMPQILATLDPRTTQLDRIRPDRS; translated from the exons atggGAGATGAGAAATCTCTCGGAGTGATGggcggcagcggcagcggCAGAGATAGAGATCGCGAGCTTCTGATTCCGGTGGCTGATTCTGTCGACCGCCGCCTCGATGACGACGGCCCCTCCTCCGCCTCCGTTTCCTCCTCCCACCACCATCCTGGGCGTGAG ACATTTTACAAAGTTGTGCGGAGCTGGGCTTCGAAGAAATTCATGACTGGATG TGTCATCCTTCTACCAATAGCTATTACTTTCTATATAACATGGTGGTTCATTCATTTCGTGGATGGATTTTTCTCTCCTATCTATGCTCAACTTGGAATTGATATATTTG GTTTGGGATTTGTGACCTccattacttttattttcttggttGGAGTATTCATGTCATCATGGTTGGGGGCTTCTGTTTTGGGCATTGGAGAGTGGTTTATTAAGCGTATGCCCTTCATTCGTCATATTTACAATGCCTCGAAGCAAATTAGTGCTGCCATATCCCCAG ATCAGAACACACGTGCTTTCAAAGAAGTGGCAATAATAAGGCATCCACGTATCGGTGAATATGCATTCGGGTTCATCACTTCATCTCTCACACTTCAG AGTTATTCGGGAGAGGAAGAGCTCTCCTGTGTGTATGTCCCAACGAACCATCTTTACATTGGTGATATCTTCCTGGTGAATGCTAAAGATGTCATCAGACCGAACTTGTCTGTAAGAGAAGGAATTG AAATCGTGGTATCTGGTGGCATGTCGATGCCCCAAATCCTAGCTACCTTGGATCCAAGAACTACTCAGCTCGATAGAATCAGACCGGATAGATCATAG
- the LOC125193056 gene encoding rho guanine nucleotide exchange factor 8-like isoform X2 — protein sequence MKNESAAESSDMELMKERFSKLLLGEDMSGGGKGVSSALALSNAITNLAASVFGEQTRLEPMSATTKERWKKEIDCLVSVTDYIVEFVTTQQKSKDGSIIEVMVTQPRRDLLLSMPALRKLDVMLLDILDKFEGEQEFKYVSRDASESQRGFQRSDKWWLPTVKVPPGGLSEGSKRFLQKQRNAVDQVLKASMAINSQALTDMHIPDSYIETLPKNGKECIGESLYRIITDEHFDDPLQFISNLGLQSEHEILDFKDKIEACVVIWRRKMNYKDAKSAWGGPSVSLEKREIFEERAHTVLLIIKQKFPSIPQSTLEISKIQCNKV from the exons ATGAAGAATGAATCTGCAGCTGAATCTTCAG ATATGGAGTTGATGAAGGAGAGATTTTCAAAGTTGCTTCTTGGTGAGGACATGTCTGGTGGTGGAAAGGGTGTTTCTTCTGCATTGGCCTTGTCAAATGCCATCACCAATCTTGCTG CTTCAGTTTTTGGGGAGCAAACGAGGTTAGAGCCGATGTCCGCAACGACAAAGGAGAGGTGGAAGAAGGAGATCGATTGCCTCGTTTCAGTCACGGATTACATAGTCGAATTCGTTACTACTCAACAGAAATCAAAAGATGGCTCAATCATAGAG GTAATGGTGACACAGCCAAGGAGAGACCTTCTTCTAAGCATGCCCGCCTTGCGCAAGCTCGACGTGATGCTTCTC GACATCCTTGACAAGTTCGAGGGCGAGCAAGAGTTCAAGTACGTGTCAAGGGACGCAAGCGAGTCCCAGAGAGGCTTCCAGAGGAGCGACAAATGGTGGCTACCTACAGTCAAGGTTCCCCCGGGCGGCCTCTCAGAAGGGTCGAAAAGGTTCCTTCAGAAGCAAAGGAATGCAGTGGACCAAGTGTTGAAAGCATCCATGGCTATAAACTCCCAAGCTCTTACTGATATGCACATCCCAGATAGCTACATTGAGACTCTTCCAAAG AATGGGAAAGAATGTATTGGTGAATCACTCTACCGAATCATAACGGATGAGCATTTTGATGATCCTTTGCAATTCATTTCAAACTTGGGATTGCAATCCGAGCACGAGATTCTTGACTTCAAGGACAAGATTGAGGCTTGTGTTGTGATTTGGCGGAGGAAGATGAACTACAAGGACGCGAAGTCCGCATGGGGGGGCCCGTCTGTCAGCttggagaagagagagatCTTCGAGGAACGAGCACACACTGTGCTGCTCATCATCAAGCAGAAGTTCCCCTCTATTCCCCAGTCCACACTTGAAATAAGCAAAATCCAATGCAATAAAGTATGA
- the LOC125193056 gene encoding rho guanine nucleotide exchange factor 8-like isoform X1, with translation MKNESAAESSDMELMKERFSKLLLGEDMSGGGKGVSSALALSNAITNLAASVFGEQTRLEPMSATTKERWKKEIDCLVSVTDYIVEFVTTQQKSKDGSIIEVMVTQPRRDLLLSMPALRKLDVMLLDILDKFEGEQEFKYVSRDASESQRGFQRSDKWWLPTVKVPPGGLSEGSKRFLQKQRNAVDQVLKASMAINSQALTDMHIPDSYIETLPKNGKECIGESLYRIITDEHFDDPLQFISNLGLQSEHEILDFKDKIEACVVIWRRKMNYKDAKSAWGGPSVSLEKREIFEERAHTVLLIIKQKFPSIPQSTLEISKIQCNKDVGLAVLESYSRVLESLANTVMSRINDVLYANYLIEKAKSPPRDDYASSPGLITGTPERTILSDFISLDLDPSEEEKGADTEAYCGKDEEMKILRQLANIKKFSYTDTVEMAGFRSPARG, from the exons ATGAAGAATGAATCTGCAGCTGAATCTTCAG ATATGGAGTTGATGAAGGAGAGATTTTCAAAGTTGCTTCTTGGTGAGGACATGTCTGGTGGTGGAAAGGGTGTTTCTTCTGCATTGGCCTTGTCAAATGCCATCACCAATCTTGCTG CTTCAGTTTTTGGGGAGCAAACGAGGTTAGAGCCGATGTCCGCAACGACAAAGGAGAGGTGGAAGAAGGAGATCGATTGCCTCGTTTCAGTCACGGATTACATAGTCGAATTCGTTACTACTCAACAGAAATCAAAAGATGGCTCAATCATAGAG GTAATGGTGACACAGCCAAGGAGAGACCTTCTTCTAAGCATGCCCGCCTTGCGCAAGCTCGACGTGATGCTTCTC GACATCCTTGACAAGTTCGAGGGCGAGCAAGAGTTCAAGTACGTGTCAAGGGACGCAAGCGAGTCCCAGAGAGGCTTCCAGAGGAGCGACAAATGGTGGCTACCTACAGTCAAGGTTCCCCCGGGCGGCCTCTCAGAAGGGTCGAAAAGGTTCCTTCAGAAGCAAAGGAATGCAGTGGACCAAGTGTTGAAAGCATCCATGGCTATAAACTCCCAAGCTCTTACTGATATGCACATCCCAGATAGCTACATTGAGACTCTTCCAAAG AATGGGAAAGAATGTATTGGTGAATCACTCTACCGAATCATAACGGATGAGCATTTTGATGATCCTTTGCAATTCATTTCAAACTTGGGATTGCAATCCGAGCACGAGATTCTTGACTTCAAGGACAAGATTGAGGCTTGTGTTGTGATTTGGCGGAGGAAGATGAACTACAAGGACGCGAAGTCCGCATGGGGGGGCCCGTCTGTCAGCttggagaagagagagatCTTCGAGGAACGAGCACACACTGTGCTGCTCATCATCAAGCAGAAGTTCCCCTCTATTCCCCAGTCCACACTTGAAATAAGCAAAATCCAATGCAATAAA GATGTGGGGCTGGCGGTTTTGGAGAGCTATTCGAGAGTACTGGAGAGCTTGGCCAACACGGTGATGTCTCGTATCAACGATGTTCTGTATGCCAACTATCTTATTGAGAAGGCAAAGAGCCCGCCTCGGGATGACTATGCATCATCCCCGGGATTGATCACTGGTACTCCGGAGAGGACCATACTCTCCGATTTCATAAGCTTGGATTTGGACCCTTCTGAGGAAGAGAAGGGGGCAGACACAGAGGCTTACTGCGGGAAGGATGAAGAGATGAAGATCCTACGCCAACTCGCTAACATCAAGAAGTTTTCTTACACTGATACGGTTGAGATGGCCGGGTTCAGAAGCCCGGCTCGGGGATAG
- the LOC125193057 gene encoding probable protein ABIL4 isoform X1, translating into MAKSANRKNMDKRMEEKDSEAQFHKSLKELRHFSSQLYLAADYCKTAFLNSQDKTQILETTKEYVERAVVVVVDHLGTISANLECCISKNNSVSETELKIERLRQRIGTCQIYSYRISMPRFQWGADFSRFHSHYVCSSASSKDSSDEAYLVESGMSRKNVVFAPLHSSRNCTLLKGMDDDDDGDGLSILPKTSNLVFQFEEVEKLKRGARSWKVLVQNKDIAALIKRGRRLLA; encoded by the exons ATGGCTAAATCAGCAAACAGAAAAAATATGGATAAGAGAATGGAGGAGAAGGATTCCGAAGCACAGTTCCACAAATCCCTCAAA GAGCTAAGGCACTTCAGCTCTCAGCTCTATCTTGCTGCTGATTACTGCAAAACAGCCTTCTTGAACTCCCAAGACAAGACTCA AATTCTTGAGACAACTAAAGAGTATGTGGAGAGAGCTgtagtggtggtggtggatcATCTTGGAACCATTTCAGCCAATCTTGAATGCTGCATTTCTAAGAACAATTCAGTTTCTGAAACTGAGCTTAAAATAGAGAGGCTCAGACAG AGAATTGGGACTTGCCAGATTTACTCCTACAGAATCTCCATGCCAAGATTTCAGTGGGGTGCTGATTTTTCAAGATTCCACTCTCATTATGTGTGTTcat CAGCTTCTTCGAAAGATTCGAGTGATGAAGCATATCTGGTTGAGAGTGGGATGAGTAGAAAGAATGTAGTTTTTGCACCACTTCACTCATCAAGAAACTGCACACTTT TGAAGGGgatggatgatgatgatgatggtgatggCCTATCAATATTGCCAAAAACCAGTAACTTAGTTTTCCAATTTGAG GAGGTTGAAAAGCTTAAACGTGGCGCGAGAAGTTGGAAGGTGCTAGTGCAGAACAAGGACATTGCTGCTCTTATTAAGCGCGGGAGACGGCTTCTTGCATAA
- the LOC125193057 gene encoding probable protein ABIL4 isoform X2 — MAKSANRKNMDKRMEEKDSEAQFHKSLKELRHFSSQLYLAADYCKTAFLNSQDKTQILETTKEYVERAVVVVVDHLGTISANLECCISKNNSVSETELKIERLRQRIGTCQIYSYRISMPRFQWGADFSRFHSHYVCSSSSKDSSDEAYLVESGMSRKNVVFAPLHSSRNCTLLKGMDDDDDGDGLSILPKTSNLVFQFEEVEKLKRGARSWKVLVQNKDIAALIKRGRRLLA; from the exons ATGGCTAAATCAGCAAACAGAAAAAATATGGATAAGAGAATGGAGGAGAAGGATTCCGAAGCACAGTTCCACAAATCCCTCAAA GAGCTAAGGCACTTCAGCTCTCAGCTCTATCTTGCTGCTGATTACTGCAAAACAGCCTTCTTGAACTCCCAAGACAAGACTCA AATTCTTGAGACAACTAAAGAGTATGTGGAGAGAGCTgtagtggtggtggtggatcATCTTGGAACCATTTCAGCCAATCTTGAATGCTGCATTTCTAAGAACAATTCAGTTTCTGAAACTGAGCTTAAAATAGAGAGGCTCAGACAG AGAATTGGGACTTGCCAGATTTACTCCTACAGAATCTCCATGCCAAGATTTCAGTGGGGTGCTGATTTTTCAAGATTCCACTCTCATTATGTGTGTTcat CTTCTTCGAAAGATTCGAGTGATGAAGCATATCTGGTTGAGAGTGGGATGAGTAGAAAGAATGTAGTTTTTGCACCACTTCACTCATCAAGAAACTGCACACTTT TGAAGGGgatggatgatgatgatgatggtgatggCCTATCAATATTGCCAAAAACCAGTAACTTAGTTTTCCAATTTGAG GAGGTTGAAAAGCTTAAACGTGGCGCGAGAAGTTGGAAGGTGCTAGTGCAGAACAAGGACATTGCTGCTCTTATTAAGCGCGGGAGACGGCTTCTTGCATAA
- the LOC125196511 gene encoding proteinaceous RNase P 1, chloroplastic/mitochondrial-like — MMSFSQRPPMASFPSIYSYSHKPLQLHLSLSNFSSSLTTHLSPPNHPLTPPANVRLAALSETALSGEVSNSSPNADFLSGFSSFSDSTKRAAAKSPETSRRDAEKPTERRVVLKDRYSKRRKDVKLGRNGEKIGSLRESKEKRVKKLRDDQPGNVLRVGLDSCSKMGDVVGAIKLYDLARREGIEIGQYHYAVLLYLCSSAAAGVVQPAKSGSRGRSLSSSSQSLSSTVEVVDCGSGFSGEDSLDGLVQSMRKAAGNLSSRSEGIQVSEELKRVALEKGFEIYKEMGLEKVPMNEATFTSVARMAMALGDGEMAFDIVKQMKEYGINPRLRSYGPALAIFCGNGDVESAFEVEKHMLENGVYPEEPELESLLRVSTEAGRSDKVYYILHKLRTSVRQVSPSTADSIERWFASKVASRVGRRKWDQELIVRAMENGGGGWHGTGWLGRGKWRVSRSRVGSDGVCECCGEKLVTIDLDPVETENFAKSVASIAAERERNSSFQKFQKWLDYYGPFEAVVDAANVGLYSQRKFKPSKVNLVVNGIRKMLPSKKWPLIVLHNRRITGEKMDEPFNRGLVDKWKNADALYATPTGSNDDWYWLYAAIKCRCLLVTNDEMRDHLFQLLGNDFFPKWKERHQVRFSFAESGPVFRMPPPCSVVIQETEKGHWHVPIASEVENEDERIWLCCSRGNSSSTNNQDSSFSPKEAKVSRQQMQTRDLVESLLTRRRRDECSSDEASSDGEFPEDDASVVRQLEAAERRGACVIDFEI, encoded by the exons ATGATGAGCTTTTCTCAACGGCCACCAATGGCCTCTTTTCCTTCCATTTACAGTTACTCTCACAAGCCTCTGCAACTCCACCTCTCCCTCTCCAACTTCTCTTCTTCCCTCACCACTCACCTCTCCCCTCCAAACCACCCCCTCACGCCTCCAGCTAACGTGCGCCTCGCCGCCCTCTCCGAAACCGCCTTATCCGGAGAAGTCTCCAATTCTTCCCCAAATGCCGATTTCCTCTCTgggttttcttctttctccgATTCCACCAAAAGGGCCGCCGCAAAATCTCCTGAAACTAGTCGCCGTGATGCAGAGAAGCCTACTGAGAGAAGGGTTGTGTTAAAGGATAGGTATTCTAAGAGGAGGAAAGATGTGAAATTGGGGAGGAATGGGGAAAAGATTGGATCTTTGAGGGAATCCAAGGAGAAGAGGGTCAAGAAATTGAGAGATGATCAGCCGGGAAACGTGTTGAGGGTTGGATTGGACAGTTGCTCCAAAATGGGGGATGTAGTTGGTGCGATTAAGCTCTATGATTTGGCTAGGAGGGAAGGGATCGAAATTGGGCAGTACCATTATGCTGTTCTTCTCTATCTCTGCTCTTCTGCAGCTGCTGGTGTGGTTCAGCCTGCTAAGAGCGGCAGCCGGGGCCGGAGCCTGAGCTCGAGTTCTCAATCGTTGAGTAGTACTGTTGAAGTGGTGGATTGTGGGAGTGGATTTAGTGGTGAGGATAGTTTGGATGGTTTGGTTCAATCTATGAGGAAAGCTGCTGGGAATTTGAGTAGTAGAAGTGAGGGGATTCAAGTGAGTGAGGAATTGAAGAGAGTTGCTCTTGAAAAGGGGTTTGAGATATATAAGGAGATGGGGTTGGAGAAGGTTCCAATGAATGAAGCAACTTTCACATCTGTAGCAAGAATGGCTATGGCTTTGGGAGATGGTGAGATGGCATTTGACATTGTGAAGCAAATGAAGGAATATGGGATTAATCCTAGGCTGAGATCATATGGACCTGCTCTAGCTATCTTCTGCGGTAATGGGGATGTTGAGAGTGCGTTCGAGGTTGAAAAGCACATGCTTGAAAACGGGGTCTACCCGGAGGAGCCCGAGCTGGAGTCTCTTCTTAGAGTAAGCACAGAGGCTGGGAGAAGTGATAAGGTGTATTACATACTGCATAAGCTTAGGACAAGTGTGAGGCAGGTTTCGCCTAGCACAGCGGATTCGATTGAGAGGTGGTTCGCGAGCAAGGTGGCTTCGCGGGTGGGGAGAAGGAAATGGGATCAAGAATTGATCGTACGAGCAATGGAGAATGGTGGGGGTGGGTGGCATGGGACTGGCTGGTTGGGTAGAGGGAAGTGGAGGGTGTCGCGTAGCCGTGTTGGTTCTGATGGAGTATGTGAATGCTGCGGTGAGAAGTTGGTTACAATAGACCTTGATCCGGTGGAAACAGAAAACTTTGCCAAATCTGTGGCGTCCATAGCTGCGGAGAGGGAGAGGAATTCGAGTTTTCAGAAGTTTCAA AAGTGGCTTGACTACTATGGACCTTTTGAGGCCGTGGTGGATGCTGCAAACGTCGGGCTTTACAGCCAACGAAAGTTCAAGCCATCCAAG GTCAATCTAGTTGTGAATGGGATCCGGAAGATGCTTCCTTCGAAGAAATGGCCTCTCATCGTATTGCATAATAGGCGAATTACGGGGGAGAAGATGGATGAGCCTTTTAATAGAGGTTTGGTTGATAAGTGGAAGAATGCTGATGCTCTCTATGCAACACCAACTGGATCAAATGATGACTG GTACTGGTTATATGCAGCTATTAAGTGCAGATGCTTGCTTGTGACGAATGACGAGATGAGAGATCACCTGTTTCAACTTCTAGGGAATGATTTCTTCCCAAAATGGAAGGAAAGGCATCAG GTTCGCTTCAGCTTTGCTGAAAGTGGTCCAGTGTTTCGAATGCCACCTCCGTGCTCTGTTGTTATACAG GAGACAGAGAAGGGCCATTGGCACGTGCCCATCGCATCTGAGGTTGAAAATGAGGACGAACGGATTTGGTTATGCTGTTCTCGTGGAAACTCAAGCTCGACAAACAATCAAGATTCTTCATTTTCACCCAAAG AGGCAAAAGTGTCCCGGCAGCAGATGCAAACGAGGGATCTGGTCGAGTCTCTGTTAACTAGAAGGCGCAGGGACGAATGCAGCAGCGATGAAGCAAGCTCAGATGGTGAATTCCCGGAGGATGATGCTTCGGTTGTTCGACAGCTTGAGGCTGCAGAGAGGCGCGGTGCGTGTGTGATCGATTTCGAAATATAA